A single Sutterella megalosphaeroides DNA region contains:
- a CDS encoding ABC transporter substrate-binding protein, whose product MSALSRRTLLGATSAAAFLAALPFARTALAAAVAATAPKNPLRVVCIDYATLDMMRLWGLEDRIAGSAALTSVPFLAPLPAGLPVTGGLKDAPLEKIAALKPDLIVITGRLARLEKEIGAIAPVLLITPDQQNGALASYGTNLLTVASLFGKADAANALIDEAKKRVAAIRERAAGKSAAVLMANEGRIGMLAPQGRCSMISAEMGFANVVPPRKGPGPKKGGPKPDAEAIAKANRKTLEDLKRLNPEYVFVLNKDIAVGRTPVTDYRAIFGAEWDALPAVKAGRATELSHAAWYLGEGGPTAMNLMLADIEKAVGIR is encoded by the coding sequence ATGAGCGCTCTTTCCCGTCGCACGCTTCTCGGAGCGACCTCGGCCGCCGCGTTCCTGGCGGCTCTCCCCTTTGCCCGTACGGCTTTGGCCGCGGCCGTTGCCGCAACCGCCCCGAAGAACCCGTTGCGCGTCGTCTGCATCGACTACGCGACGCTTGACATGATGCGCCTCTGGGGGCTCGAAGACCGCATCGCTGGCTCGGCTGCGCTCACGAGCGTTCCTTTTCTCGCGCCCCTGCCCGCGGGGCTTCCCGTTACGGGCGGCCTGAAGGACGCGCCGCTTGAGAAAATCGCGGCTCTGAAGCCCGATCTGATCGTGATCACCGGGCGCCTTGCACGCCTCGAAAAGGAAATCGGCGCGATCGCTCCCGTGCTCCTCATCACGCCCGATCAGCAAAACGGGGCTCTTGCGAGCTACGGCACGAACCTTCTGACGGTTGCGAGCCTCTTCGGGAAGGCCGATGCCGCAAACGCCCTGATCGACGAAGCGAAGAAGCGCGTCGCCGCCATTCGTGAACGCGCGGCCGGCAAGAGCGCCGCCGTCCTCATGGCGAACGAAGGGCGCATCGGGATGCTTGCGCCTCAGGGTCGCTGCTCGATGATTTCGGCCGAAATGGGTTTTGCGAACGTCGTTCCGCCCCGCAAGGGGCCGGGCCCCAAGAAGGGCGGCCCGAAGCCCGACGCGGAAGCGATCGCGAAGGCAAACCGCAAGACGCTCGAGGATCTCAAGCGCCTCAACCCCGAGTACGTCTTCGTGCTCAACAAGGACATCGCGGTCGGCCGCACGCCTGTGACCGATTACCGCGCGATCTTCGGCGCCGAGTGGGACGCGCTTCCCGCCGTGAAGGCCGGGCGCGCCACCGAGCTCTCGCACGCGGCCTGGTACCTCGGCGAAGGCGGTCCGACGGCGATGAACCTCATGCTCGCCGACATCGAAAAGGCGGTCGGGATCCGGTAA
- a CDS encoding siderophore ABC transporter substrate-binding protein yields MFRRSLFRGAAALCFSAALALPAFARAADMMTLDTLDGRMKAKTVQVPADPKRIAVLDVAVLDMLDRWDLGDRVVSLPKTTAVPFLSKYYDPKNGIANVGTLKEINMEALMASEPDVIFISGRLVKKYDELSRIAPVVYMTTDRTIGTLESFRRNMANVAQLFGREAEAQATYEEFKNRADAIRKASEGKTALVGLVTASHVNLLGNAARCSLIGNEFGFTNVAEKANANHGNESSFELLLKLNPDYFFVLDRDSAIARPGAKLAADVLDNDMVNRMKAKQDDHLVHLTPSAWYLAEGGITAMDIMFTDVERSLGIAKEAK; encoded by the coding sequence ATGTTCCGACGCTCTCTTTTCCGCGGCGCCGCCGCGCTTTGCTTCTCGGCCGCTCTTGCGCTGCCCGCGTTCGCGCGTGCCGCCGACATGATGACGCTCGACACGCTCGACGGCCGCATGAAGGCGAAGACCGTGCAGGTTCCCGCCGATCCGAAGCGCATCGCCGTGCTCGACGTGGCGGTGCTCGACATGCTCGACCGCTGGGATCTCGGCGATCGCGTCGTCTCGCTTCCGAAGACGACGGCCGTGCCCTTCCTCTCGAAGTACTACGATCCGAAAAACGGCATCGCCAACGTGGGGACGCTGAAGGAAATCAACATGGAAGCGCTCATGGCGAGCGAACCCGACGTGATCTTCATCAGCGGCCGACTCGTGAAGAAGTACGACGAACTCTCGCGCATCGCGCCGGTCGTCTACATGACGACGGACCGCACGATCGGCACGCTCGAGAGCTTCCGCCGCAACATGGCGAACGTCGCGCAGCTCTTCGGGCGCGAGGCCGAAGCTCAGGCGACGTACGAAGAGTTCAAGAATCGTGCCGACGCGATCCGCAAGGCTTCCGAAGGCAAGACCGCGCTCGTCGGTCTCGTGACGGCAAGCCACGTGAACCTTCTCGGAAACGCCGCCCGGTGCTCCCTGATCGGCAACGAATTCGGCTTCACGAACGTCGCCGAAAAGGCCAACGCCAACCACGGCAACGAGTCCTCGTTCGAACTGCTTCTGAAGCTCAACCCCGATTACTTCTTCGTTCTCGACCGGGATTCCGCGATCGCCCGTCCGGGCGCGAAGCTTGCGGCCGACGTGCTCGACAACGACATGGTGAATCGCATGAAGGCCAAGCAGGACGATCACCTCGTGCACCTCACGCCCTCGGCCTGGTACCTCGCCGAAGGCGGCATCACCGCGATGGACATCATGTTCACCGACGTCGAGCGCTCGCTCGGCATTGCGAAGGAGGCGAAGTAA